GCCGCTTGTGCCCCTCAGTTTGCATGGATTGGGGGTGCTGCCCTTCTACTGGGTTGGGGAGATGGCATTCTCAACTTCCACTGCAATAACTTGGTGGGAGAGCTACATCCTCGTCGCAAAATCACCATCTTAAATTGGGCCAATGCCACCTTTGGGGTCGGGGCTCTGAGTGCTCCTCTGATCAATGCCGCATTACCGTGGCGCTGGGCCTTTGGCTTCGTGGCAATGGGAGCCATGTTAGCCATTGGCCTGGCATGGCAAGCCCCCCCAGTTCAAAATTTTCAGCCTCGCCATGATCGCGTTCAGTGGAATATTGCTTGGCCATTTCTGCTGGTAATTTTGCTTTATGTGGGTTTGGAAAGCTCGATTGGGACTTGGAGTGGGTCTTACCTCAGCAGTCTGGGCTGGAGTAAGGGATGGCAAAATGCTTTGCTCTCGGCTTACTGGGGTGGTTTGACCCTAGGTCGCCTAACATTGGGCGTTTGGGTCGGCCCTCGCCCAGTACAACGGTTGCAGATGTTATTTCTGGTGGGTGTGGGTGCCATTGCACTGACGTTTTTTCCCAGCTTTGGCTTTCTG
The genomic region above belongs to Acaryochloris sp. CCMEE 5410 and contains:
- a CDS encoding sugar MFS transporter, whose translation is MNQSTPTNQSRLTAAGFLGLYLHGIVVAMPGAFLQQWTDTFGAGVNIGLFYTLFLISSLGGLIWVSRQKYRHPVFAFAFAAIGIAFIAAACAPQFAWIGGAALLLGWGDGILNFHCNNLVGELHPRRKITILNWANATFGVGALSAPLINAALPWRWAFGFVAMGAMLAIGLAWQAPPVQNFQPRHDRVQWNIAWPFLLVILLYVGLESSIGTWSGSYLSSLGWSKGWQNALLSAYWGGLTLGRLTLGVWVGPRPVQRLQMLFLVGVGAIALTFFPSFGFLFPVAAILYGPTFATIFALLQGRCGHVALGYMFYAAYLGKTLFPTVLDQIPDPINLRFGFLSLALLLVLSSQFLPSTSAKDHG